In the genome of Candidatus Ornithobacterium hominis, the window GCGAATGTTGGAGTTCCCGATGTTAACAGCAAGTAGCATTTATTTCTGGTAAATATTATTTTCTGAACGATAATCGGCTAAGCGTTTGGTCGGATCTATTTCCACTTTTTGGATTTCTTTTTCCACTTCAAAAGAATAAGTTGGCGAAGCCCAAGCCCAAAAATCTAAAGCTTGATAATCGGCTTGCGGGTAATATTCTTTTTCAAAAGTTTTGTGACCTCGCATAGCGTGTAGCGGAATATAGAAAAGCTTTTGACTTCCATCTTTGAAGGTAACCAAAACATCTAGCGGCATGGGAAAATCAGCATAATTTCTAAGGCTTATTTTTTTCCCTTCGACAGATTCTATCCCGTAGTCGATGTGCCGAGTTGTGTTGATGAATAGATTGTTATACCATTTTAAATGAATGTCCGAGACCTTCGTGGCCATTTTTATAAAATCTTTCTCGTCTGGATGTTTAAATTTCCATCGTTTATAAAATTGTAAAAAAGTTTTCCTCAAAGCTTCTTCACCAATGATGTAACCCAGCTGTGCAACAAAGACTTGCCCCTTTGAGTAAGCAGATATACCGTATGTATAATTGTAACGGAAATAATCGGCTAATAAACTCAGTGGTTCTTCTACATTGCTTTGAATCAAATTATAATAGCCATTGTAGGCATCTTGGTGAACGCCAATCCCATCAGGATTTTTATTTTCAACGATGGCAGCCATCGCTTTAGTCTCGGCGTAGCTAGTGAAGCCTTCATCCATCCATTCATTTTGCGTTTCATCAATACCAAAAAGATGCTGAAACCAAGAATGCGCTCCCTCGTGAAAAATCAATCCAGCTAGACTCTCCAAGCTCCGCTCGCCGGTAACGAGTGTTGATGTTCCATATTCCATTCCTCCATCGCCACCTTGCACGATGCTGTAAGTCTCCCAAGGATATTCCCCAAAACGCTGATTCATAAATTTAAAAAATTGAAGTGTTAGCGGCTGTACTTTTTTCCAGTTTTCTTTGTAAGCTTCGGCTAAACTATTTTTATAAACGAAATATAATTGAGGGCTACGACCAGACTGAGCTGAATCTACCACAAAATCAGGGTCGGCAGCCCAAGCAAAATCGTGAATATTCTCAGCTTTGAAATGCCATGTGTTCCACTTTCTTTTCACCGCTTGCCCATAGCCCGGCATTTCATTGGCATTGATGAGTTTTCCCGATGCTCCAACAATGTATTTCTGAGGTAATTTAATTTTAACATCAAAATCACCAAACGGTGCATAGAACTCCCGTGCAACATATTCGTCTAAATGCCAACCTGCTCGGTCATAAGCTGCAACTTTAGGATACCACTGCGCCATAGAAAAAGCAACTCCTTCTTGGTTTAATTTCCCAGCTCGGCGGATGATTGGTGGAATTTGAGCTTCCCATTTCATTTCTAATTTTGCAGAACTTTTAGGCTGAATAGGCTTTTTTAATATCACCTTTAATATTGTTCCTTGAACGCTAAATTCCAAATTTTGATTGCCTTGACGGAGACTTAAAATTTTCTGATAACCTTGATGCTGAGGCTGTAGCGTATCAATTTTACTTTTAAAGATACGTCTTTCACCGATTTGTGAAGTATTGACCATACGCCTATCGGGGTCGGTAATGTGGCTGAGCCGCTGATTCATTACGCTACGGGGTTGAAAAGCATTGAAATATAAATGAAAATAAAGCTCTTTTAGCTCATCGGGAGAATGATTATGGTAGGTGAAATCCATCTCACCAGTGTAGCGGTAGTTTTGTACATCGACAGAAATATTCATCACATAATCAGCCTTTTGCTGCCAATCTTGAGCAAAAGAAAGATTTGTTGTTAATAAAAATAAAAAGCTTAAAAAATAATTGGTTTTCAACATCGTCAGTCTTCTAAAGTTGCTAAAATAATAAAAGTTTATTTATTGTAGTTTTTGATAAAATTGAAAATCATGGTTTTGTGCTTTTTCTGGATGAAAAATTTTAATTAAATCATTTAAAACCCAGTCTACACGGATGTTCCCTGTTTCGAAATAGTCATTTGCTCCTTTTTCATTGACTTTTTTGGTGAAACTATAAACTTGAGCATTTTGAAAAGCTTTAAAAAATTTATGATTTTTATAAGCCTTTTCTAAATTTTGGAGGGAAGTGAAGTCCCCAGCATTGACCCAAAAATCAGCATCTTTAGCTTTTTGGTAAACTTCTTCAAAGGACAAATTGATATTGCCTAGGTGCGAATCGTTGCTCCAGATGTAGTTAGCGCCAGCATCACCCAGATATTGAGCTACAAAACTTTCTCCGCCGCTCATATACCAAATGTCACCGCGCATCGTGTTGGTAAATACACGGGGTTTAGAAGAATTTACTACAGAATTTTTTAAGGCTTTATAATTTTTTTCAATTTTGGTGAAGAGGGAATCAGCTAGATTTTCTTTGCCAAACAATTCGCCGTATAATTTCAAATATTCTGCTTTGCCTAAAGGAGTGGTTTCATTATATTCATCGAGATAAATGACGTTGATGCCTTGATTTTCTAATAATTGAAAAAGTTTAGCTTGCTGAGGTTGGGTGTAGGTTAATACGGCATCTGGTTTTAGCGTGAGAATCTTCTCGATGTCTGGTGCAGCACTTTTCCCTAAGTCTTCAATTTCTCCGTTGGCAATCATTTGATGTAGCTTTGGGCTGTAGCACCAGTCTGCATCAAAAACACCCTGAACTTGTGAGAGAGCATCAATGCCTTCTAAATAACCGATAGCTGAGGAGGAAAGAAGAATGATTTTTTGCAAAGGGATTTTACTCTTTGCAATGGATTGGGTGTGCTTGTTTTGTATGATTTTGAGAGAATTCTCATCTTTTTCCCAGCTGATTGCTTTGGCATAAGTGAGCGGATTTATTTTACTTTCTGTCTTAAAATCAGTGTTTTGAGTTGTTTTTTTACACCCTAAAAAAATAGAAATAGCAAAGAAAAAGTAAAATATGTTTTTCATAGCCTGCAAATAAATAAAAACTTTGTATATTTGCAAACTCAAAAGGCCACGTAGCTCAATTGGATAGAGCGTCAGATTACGGCTCTGAAGGTTGAGGGTTCGACTCCTTCCGTGGTCACAGAAAAAAGCCTTTTTATCGTACATTGTAGCGTATTAACGTATTAAAAGGCTTTTTAAACTTAAAATTGGCGTATTGATGCCACTAAGTTTGCCACCAATTGAATTTATTGGTGGCAATTTGCTTAAATAGAGATTTACTAAAAAACTCCATTTCAAATTAAAAGAAATGGATGAAAAAATTATCTCATTGTGCAGATCGCTTCTAAAATATATAAGGAAGTGAATTTTAAACAAAATTTGAATCTCAAAAACTACATCAAAAAGAACGGAGAAAACCAAGTGATGCTTACGCTCCATTCCCAAGGAAAAAGAAAAAGGCTAATGCTGGGTGCCTATATTCGCCTAAATTTTGGGCAAAAAAACCAAAGTATAAAAGGCAATTCGAAACAGGCTAAGACTATTAATTCTTACTTGAATAAAGGGTGAGGTATTTTAATTCTAATTTTACAAAATTATTTAAAATAATTTTGTAAAATTGAATTCTATTTGAAACATTACTATAATGGAAGTTGCAATTATTCTCATTTTTGTTCTTGGCTATTTAGCCATCACATTAGAACACTCTTTGCATTTAGACAAAACAGTCCCTGCGCTCATTATGGCAGCAGTTTGTTGGGCATTGTTAGCCGCATTTGGTCTAACCGTTTATACGATTGACGATGGTCTTCATCCAATTTTTGAGGAAATCATGCACGAAGGCGTGGGAGACGTTCATGCCGCAAAGCTTCTCGCTATCGAAGAAAGTCTACTTCATCACCTAGGGAAAACAGCTGAAATTCTTTTCTTTTTGATTGGAGCGATGACCATTGTAGAAATCATCGATTTACATCGTGGCTTTGAAATCATTAAGCGTTTCATCAAAACAAAAAATAAGCGAAAGCTGCTTTGGATTGTTGGTATACTCGCGTTTTTTCTTTCTGCCATTATCGATAATTTAACGGCAACGATTGTTTTAATCACTATTTTGAGAAAAATTATCCCCGAAAGAGAAGAGCGCCTATGGTACGCTGGCTTGATTGTAATTGCAGCAAATGCTGGTGGTGCTTGGTCTCCAATTGGTGATGTAACTACAACTATGCTTTGGATTGCGAAAAAAGTTTCTGTCGCTAAACTTGTTGAATATTTAGTTTTACCAGCTTTACTTTGCTTTGCTGCTCCTTTTGCTATAGCATCGTTCTTGCCCGCCTTCAGAGGAGAAGTCTCGACCCAAAACTACGAAGAAAAAGAAATTTATAAAAGTAGTGCCACCATGCTATATCTTGGTTTAGCGATGATTGTTTTCGTCCCGATTTTTAA includes:
- a CDS encoding M1 family metallopeptidase, yielding MLKTNYFLSFLFLLTTNLSFAQDWQQKADYVMNISVDVQNYRYTGEMDFTYHNHSPDELKELYFHLYFNAFQPRSVMNQRLSHITDPDRRMVNTSQIGERRIFKSKIDTLQPQHQGYQKILSLRQGNQNLEFSVQGTILKVILKKPIQPKSSAKLEMKWEAQIPPIIRRAGKLNQEGVAFSMAQWYPKVAAYDRAGWHLDEYVAREFYAPFGDFDVKIKLPQKYIVGASGKLINANEMPGYGQAVKRKWNTWHFKAENIHDFAWAADPDFVVDSAQSGRSPQLYFVYKNSLAEAYKENWKKVQPLTLQFFKFMNQRFGEYPWETYSIVQGGDGGMEYGTSTLVTGERSLESLAGLIFHEGAHSWFQHLFGIDETQNEWMDEGFTSYAETKAMAAIVENKNPDGIGVHQDAYNGYYNLIQSNVEEPLSLLADYFRYNYTYGISAYSKGQVFVAQLGYIIGEEALRKTFLQFYKRWKFKHPDEKDFIKMATKVSDIHLKWYNNLFINTTRHIDYGIESVEGKKISLRNYADFPMPLDVLVTFKDGSQKLFYIPLHAMRGHKTFEKEYYPQADYQALDFWAWASPTYSFEVEKEIQKVEIDPTKRLADYRSENNIYQK
- a CDS encoding ABC transporter substrate-binding protein, translating into MKNIFYFFFAISIFLGCKKTTQNTDFKTESKINPLTYAKAISWEKDENSLKIIQNKHTQSIAKSKIPLQKIILLSSSAIGYLEGIDALSQVQGVFDADWCYSPKLHQMIANGEIEDLGKSAAPDIEKILTLKPDAVLTYTQPQQAKLFQLLENQGINVIYLDEYNETTPLGKAEYLKLYGELFGKENLADSLFTKIEKNYKALKNSVVNSSKPRVFTNTMRGDIWYMSGGESFVAQYLGDAGANYIWSNDSHLGNINLSFEEVYQKAKDADFWVNAGDFTSLQNLEKAYKNHKFFKAFQNAQVYSFTKKVNEKGANDYFETGNIRVDWVLNDLIKIFHPEKAQNHDFQFYQKLQ
- the nhaD gene encoding sodium:proton antiporter NhaD; translated protein: MEVAIILIFVLGYLAITLEHSLHLDKTVPALIMAAVCWALLAAFGLTVYTIDDGLHPIFEEIMHEGVGDVHAAKLLAIEESLLHHLGKTAEILFFLIGAMTIVEIIDLHRGFEIIKRFIKTKNKRKLLWIVGILAFFLSAIIDNLTATIVLITILRKIIPEREERLWYAGLIVIAANAGGAWSPIGDVTTTMLWIAKKVSVAKLVEYLVLPALLCFAAPFAIASFLPAFRGEVSTQNYEEKEIYKSSATMLYLGLAMIVFVPIFKSITHLPPYVGMMLSLGVVWLVAEYIKPLENYDYETKAKFSVHKALARIEISSILFFLGILLAVAALESLGLLFNFANWLDVTIPNQDVVVLLLGIGSAIIDNVPLVAASIGMFNEPMDAELWHFIAYAAGTGGSLLIIGSAAGVAAMGMERIDFFWYLKNISWLAFVGFIIGAILIMAFKTIGLYELSEEELHAFLQLQNTSPIK